In Cumulibacter manganitolerans, one genomic interval encodes:
- the rpsA gene encoding 30S ribosomal protein S1, which translates to MSGATFYMTATTASATTTPQVAINDIGSAEDFLAAVDATIKYFNDGDIVSGTIVKVDRDEVLLDIGYKTEGVIPSRELSIKHDVDPNEVVEVGDEVEALVLQKEDKEGRLILSKKRAQYERAWGKIEELKEKDEPVTGTVIEVVKGGLILDIGLRGFLPASLVEMRRVRDLQPYVGKEIEAKIIELDKNRNNVVLSRRAFLEQTQSEVRSEFLHQLQKGQVRKGVVSSIVNFGAFVDLGGVDGLVHVSELSWKHIDHPSEVVEVGNEVTVEVLEVDLDRERVSLSLKATQEDPWRQFARTHQIGHVVPGKVTKLVPFGAFVRVEDGIEGLVHISELAERHVEIPEQVAQVGDEIMVKVIDIDLERRRISLSLKQANEGEGGEKPEFHPEAYGMEAQYDEQGNYIYPEGFDAETQEWLPGYEQQRENWEREYAAAQARYEAHIKQIDEAKAADAEAAIEQGTGGSFSSNSESGSGTLASDEALAALREKLAGGQ; encoded by the coding sequence ATGTCCGGAGCAACCTTCTACATGACCGCTACTACCGCGAGCGCCACGACGACCCCGCAGGTCGCCATCAACGACATCGGCTCGGCCGAGGACTTCCTCGCCGCCGTCGATGCCACCATCAAATACTTCAACGACGGGGATATCGTCTCCGGCACGATCGTCAAGGTCGATCGCGACGAGGTACTGCTTGACATCGGTTACAAGACCGAGGGCGTCATCCCTTCCCGTGAGCTGTCCATCAAGCACGACGTCGACCCCAACGAGGTCGTCGAGGTCGGCGACGAGGTCGAGGCTCTGGTCCTGCAGAAGGAGGACAAGGAAGGCCGGCTGATCCTGTCGAAGAAGCGCGCTCAGTACGAGCGGGCCTGGGGCAAGATCGAGGAGCTCAAGGAGAAGGACGAGCCCGTCACGGGCACCGTCATCGAGGTCGTCAAGGGCGGCCTCATCCTCGACATCGGTCTGCGCGGCTTCCTGCCGGCGTCGCTGGTCGAGATGCGCCGCGTGCGCGACCTCCAGCCGTACGTCGGCAAGGAGATCGAGGCCAAGATCATCGAGCTCGACAAGAACCGCAACAACGTGGTCCTGTCGCGCCGCGCCTTCCTCGAGCAGACCCAGTCGGAGGTCCGCAGCGAGTTCCTGCACCAGCTGCAGAAGGGCCAGGTCCGCAAGGGCGTCGTGTCCTCGATCGTCAACTTCGGCGCGTTCGTCGACCTCGGTGGCGTCGACGGCCTGGTGCACGTCTCGGAGCTGTCCTGGAAGCACATCGACCACCCGTCCGAGGTCGTCGAGGTCGGCAACGAGGTCACCGTCGAGGTTCTCGAGGTCGACCTGGACCGCGAGCGCGTCTCGCTGTCGCTGAAGGCGACCCAGGAGGACCCGTGGCGGCAGTTCGCCCGGACCCACCAGATCGGCCACGTCGTGCCCGGCAAGGTCACCAAGCTGGTTCCGTTCGGCGCGTTCGTCCGCGTCGAGGACGGCATCGAGGGCCTGGTGCACATCTCGGAGCTGGCCGAGCGCCACGTCGAGATCCCCGAGCAGGTGGCGCAGGTCGGCGACGAGATCATGGTCAAGGTCATCGACATCGACCTCGAGCGTCGCCGCATCAGCCTCTCGCTGAAGCAGGCCAACGAGGGCGAGGGCGGCGAGAAGCCGGAGTTCCACCCCGAGGCCTACGGCATGGAGGCCCAGTACGACGAGCAGGGCAACTACATCTACCCCGAGGGCTTCGACGCCGAGACCCAGGAGTGGCTGCCCGGCTACGAGCAGCAGCGCGAGAACTGGGAGCGGGAGTACGCCGCGGCCCAGGCTCGCTACGAGGCCCACATCAAGCAGATCGACGAGGCCAAGGCGGCCGATGCCGAGGCCGCGATCGAGCAGGGCACCGGCGGCTCGTTCTCCTCGAACAGCGAGTCCGGCTCGGGCACGCTCGCCTCGGACGAGGCACTGGCCGCGCTGCGTGAGAAGCTGGCCGGCGGCCAGTAG
- a CDS encoding COG4315 family predicted lipoprotein, which translates to MKRKRLLFAGLGLVPTAVGVLVVLNPTGSTASPQPSSTASAPVLSPDGDEAVKPPPAAVIGLAASSFGVKVVDGAGRTLYRFSLDTAGSSKCVGGCTAEWLPARSYGGKPRPGNKVSAPEVGNIKRPDGSEQITLEGYPLYYYSGDSGPGQSNGHGRSAFGGTFSAQPAAKPGG; encoded by the coding sequence GTGAAGCGCAAGCGTTTGCTGTTCGCGGGGTTGGGGCTCGTCCCCACGGCCGTGGGCGTGCTGGTGGTGCTGAATCCGACCGGCTCGACCGCCAGCCCACAGCCGTCGTCCACCGCGAGCGCGCCGGTTCTCTCTCCGGACGGCGACGAAGCCGTGAAGCCGCCGCCGGCCGCCGTCATCGGGCTGGCCGCGTCGTCGTTCGGCGTCAAGGTTGTCGATGGGGCCGGCCGCACGTTGTACCGGTTCTCGCTCGACACCGCCGGCAGCTCGAAGTGCGTGGGCGGTTGCACGGCGGAATGGCTGCCGGCGCGCAGCTACGGCGGCAAGCCGCGACCGGGCAACAAGGTGAGCGCCCCGGAGGTGGGCAACATCAAGCGGCCGGACGGCAGCGAGCAGATCACCCTCGAGGGGTACCCGCTCTACTACTACAGCGGAGACTCCGGCCCCGGTCAGAGCAACGGCCACGGCCGCAGCGCCTTCGGGGGCACGTTCAGCGCCCAGCCCGCCGCGAAGCCCGGAGGCTGA
- a CDS encoding ATP-dependent DNA ligase: MTTAADGTSLAHVDAVLSDVAATRSRTAKTAALATLLASARPDEVEALVGVLLGRPRQGRVGIGWRGLQTARAAASPAGAPSLTVRDLDRALERYAALGGSGSAAARSAVLAGLFTAATEPEQDLLMRVLGGEVRTGALEGVLVDAAAAAAGLPKDAVRRAVMLGGSLGGTIARALLEPDAVAGIGLAVGVPVQPMLASTAANVGDGLRVVDGPASVEHKLDGARIQVHRRGTDVRVFTRTLADVTGRVPEIVDAARALPCSDVILDGESLTLDQDGAPRPFQETMSRFGASAPRAELLAPRFFDVLHVDGRDLIDEPLRRRREELTRLAPDLLIDGAVTDDADEAARVLDEALAAGHEGVMIKDVDSPYAAGRRGKAWLKVKPVHTYDLVVLAAEWGSGRRRGWLSNLHLGALDPAGDYGEPGEFVMVGKTFKGLTDELLRWQTATFPQYETRRTQHAVFLRPELVVEIAIDGVQASSRYPGGVALRFARVKRYRDDKPPADADTIGTLRSLLRT; encoded by the coding sequence ATGACGACTGCCGCCGACGGAACCAGCCTCGCCCACGTGGACGCCGTCCTGAGCGACGTGGCGGCGACCCGCTCGCGCACCGCGAAGACGGCGGCGCTCGCGACCTTGCTGGCGTCCGCTCGCCCGGACGAGGTGGAGGCGCTGGTCGGCGTGCTGCTCGGGCGGCCCCGGCAGGGCCGCGTCGGCATTGGCTGGCGCGGCCTGCAGACCGCCCGCGCCGCCGCATCGCCCGCCGGCGCCCCGTCGTTGACCGTGCGCGATCTGGACCGCGCGCTCGAGCGGTACGCGGCGCTCGGCGGGAGCGGATCGGCAGCGGCCCGCAGCGCCGTGCTGGCCGGGCTCTTCACCGCCGCGACGGAGCCGGAGCAGGACCTGCTGATGCGCGTCCTCGGCGGCGAGGTGCGCACCGGGGCGCTGGAGGGCGTGCTCGTCGACGCGGCCGCGGCAGCGGCCGGCCTGCCCAAGGACGCCGTGCGCCGGGCGGTGATGCTCGGCGGCTCCCTCGGCGGCACGATCGCCCGCGCCCTGCTCGAGCCGGACGCCGTGGCGGGCATCGGCCTGGCCGTGGGCGTCCCCGTGCAGCCGATGCTGGCCTCGACCGCCGCGAACGTCGGCGACGGCCTCCGGGTCGTCGACGGTCCGGCCTCCGTCGAGCACAAGCTCGACGGAGCCCGCATCCAGGTGCACCGGCGCGGGACCGACGTCCGCGTGTTCACCCGCACCCTCGCCGACGTCACCGGCCGGGTTCCCGAGATCGTCGACGCGGCGCGCGCGCTCCCGTGCTCCGACGTCATCCTCGACGGCGAGTCGCTGACCCTCGACCAGGACGGGGCGCCCCGACCCTTCCAGGAGACCATGAGTCGGTTCGGCGCGAGCGCTCCGCGCGCCGAGCTGCTCGCGCCCCGGTTCTTCGACGTCCTGCACGTCGACGGTCGGGACCTGATCGACGAGCCGCTGCGCCGCCGGCGCGAGGAGCTGACCCGGCTCGCCCCCGACCTGCTGATCGACGGCGCCGTCACCGACGACGCCGACGAAGCCGCGCGGGTCCTCGACGAGGCGCTCGCGGCCGGTCACGAGGGCGTGATGATCAAGGACGTCGACAGCCCGTACGCCGCGGGCCGCCGCGGCAAGGCATGGCTGAAGGTCAAGCCGGTGCACACCTACGACCTGGTGGTGCTGGCCGCCGAGTGGGGGTCGGGGCGGCGGCGTGGCTGGCTGTCGAACCTGCACCTCGGGGCGCTCGACCCCGCGGGCGACTACGGCGAGCCCGGAGAATTCGTGATGGTCGGCAAGACGTTCAAGGGGCTGACCGACGAGCTCCTGCGGTGGCAGACGGCCACCTTCCCGCAGTACGAGACGCGCCGGACGCAGCACGCGGTGTTCCTGCGCCCGGAGCTCGTGGTCGAGATCGCGATCGACGGCGTCCAGGCGTCCTCGCGCTATCCCGGCGGCGTCGCGCTGCGGTTCGCGCGGGTCAAGCGGTACCGCGACGACAAGCCGCCGGCGGACGCCGACACGATCGGCACGCTGCGGTCCCTGCTGCGGACCTGA
- the coaE gene encoding dephospho-CoA kinase, with the protein MLNIGLTGGIGAGKSAASAALDAIGATIVDADKIAREVVERGTVGLDRVRAEFGDAVLDAEGALDRPALAAVVFNDQAALARLNAIVHPLVRARSQELVEAAGPDAVIVHDIPLLAEGSMAPSFHLVVVVHAPEELRVQRLTTARGMDRADALARIRAQADEQSRLAIADVVLDNAGSLESLGEQVARLWHERVTPYAEGLREHRPALVRIAPREGAAQRELARLAYAARSVGGSATLAGQHVQLSGAPERLRAALAAAGWFGDPTFSSADPAALLTAHIVDATGQVTAGG; encoded by the coding sequence ATGCTGAACATCGGACTGACCGGCGGTATCGGCGCGGGCAAGAGTGCCGCCAGCGCGGCGCTGGACGCGATCGGCGCGACGATCGTAGACGCCGACAAGATCGCCCGTGAGGTGGTCGAGCGGGGCACCGTGGGGCTGGACCGGGTGCGCGCCGAGTTCGGCGACGCCGTCCTGGACGCCGAGGGCGCGCTCGACCGCCCGGCGCTGGCCGCCGTGGTCTTCAACGACCAGGCGGCCCTGGCCCGGCTCAACGCCATAGTGCATCCGCTCGTGCGGGCCCGCAGCCAGGAGCTGGTCGAGGCGGCCGGCCCGGACGCCGTCATCGTCCACGACATCCCGCTGCTCGCCGAGGGCTCGATGGCGCCGTCGTTCCACCTCGTAGTGGTCGTCCACGCGCCGGAGGAGCTGCGCGTGCAGCGGCTGACGACGGCGCGGGGCATGGACCGCGCCGATGCGCTGGCCCGGATCCGGGCGCAGGCCGACGAGCAGTCGCGGCTCGCGATCGCCGACGTGGTGCTCGACAACGCCGGGTCGCTCGAGAGCCTGGGGGAGCAGGTGGCCCGGCTGTGGCACGAGCGTGTCACGCCGTACGCCGAAGGACTGCGTGAGCACCGTCCCGCGCTGGTGCGGATCGCCCCGCGAGAGGGAGCCGCACAGCGCGAGCTGGCCCGGCTGGCCTACGCCGCGCGGTCGGTCGGCGGCTCCGCCACGCTGGCCGGCCAGCACGTGCAGCTCTCCGGCGCCCCCGAGCGGCTGCGCGCGGCGCTCGCCGCGGCCGGCTGGTTCGGCGACCCGACGTTCTCCTCCGCCGACCCGGCGGCGCTGCTCACGGCACACATCGTGGACGCAACCGGCCAGGTCACGGCCGGTGGATGA
- a CDS encoding N,N-dimethylformamidase beta subunit family domain-containing protein, which yields MTAHVLPRSSRASSQVRHLLPWLPLVLMIAMVTVAVPGTFGAQPAAAAGVCDPGGSVIACENSLPGDPPSDWQVSGSGDSTIQGFATAASASPGETVSFKISTTAKSIHLDILRMGYYQGNGARIITAGVKPSVTLPQNQPSCLTDATSGLVDCGNWAVTASWAVPTTAVSGVYLAHLVRDDTGGDSLVPFVVRNDTGTSAMLFQTSDETWQAYNTYGGNSLYQCNVACPPGSPGGYKGAYKVSYNRPLNNNDTSNGLLYAEYPMIRFLEANGYDVSYTTGLDVATRGPLLSNHKVFLSVGHDEYWSGEQRANVEAARDKGLNLAFFSGNEVFWKTRWEPSIDAAKAAGRTLVTYKETHFDAPVDPQDPPTWTGTWRDPRFSPPGDARAENSLTGQFFLVNSGTTDIQVPAQYAKLRLWRNTAVASLAAGQTLTLGSGLGTLGYEWDEAANNGSQPVGLVKLSSTTAAAEAFVDYGTSVAQGIPVTHNLTLYRATSGALVFGAGTVQWAWGLDGATTGKAPDKNMQQATVNLFADQGVQPATLIAGLTPATASADGTPPTAAITSPASGTTVADGAKVTVSGTASDSGGGVVAGVEVSTDAGKSWQPATGTTSWSYTWIAHGYPSTTVMARAVDDSGNLQTPGAGVSVTVACPCSIWGPNVTPGGVDSGDTGAVELGMQFTTEVAGTVTGVRFYKSSKNTGTHIGNLWTAGGQLLARATFSNETASGWQLVSFATPVAVTGNTTYVVSYYAPVGHYSQDAGYMYLHPSPQPDGNGSLDSPPLHALRNSQGVANDLYSYSGSTTFPVNTYHGENYYVDAVFTPGQSSAPTAPTAPSGVTATAGNASATVSWTAPPNGGSAITKYTVTPYAGTTAGTPVTVTGNPPATGTTVTGLTNGTSYTFTVTATNAVGTGPASDPSNAVTPSAPTAPAAPSGVTATAGDTSATVSWTAPPNGGSAITKYTVTPYAGTTAGTPVTVTGNPPATGTTVTGLTNGTSYTFTVTATNAVGTGPASDPSNAVVPAAAPGAPTAVVATAGVRSATVTWTAPSDGGSAITGYTITPYVGGKAQTPTTITGNPPATTATITGLKFNATYTFVVQATNAIGTGPGSAASNPVSPTQR from the coding sequence ATGACCGCTCACGTCCTCCCGCGCTCGAGCCGTGCCTCGTCGCAGGTGCGGCACCTGCTGCCGTGGCTGCCGCTCGTCCTGATGATCGCCATGGTCACCGTGGCGGTGCCCGGCACCTTCGGAGCACAGCCGGCCGCCGCGGCCGGCGTCTGCGACCCCGGTGGCAGCGTCATCGCGTGCGAGAACAGCCTGCCCGGCGACCCGCCCAGCGACTGGCAGGTCAGCGGGTCCGGCGACTCCACGATCCAGGGCTTCGCGACCGCCGCGAGCGCGAGCCCCGGCGAGACCGTCTCCTTCAAGATCAGCACCACGGCCAAGTCCATCCACCTGGACATTCTGCGCATGGGCTACTACCAGGGCAACGGTGCCCGGATCATCACGGCGGGCGTGAAGCCCAGCGTCACCCTTCCGCAGAACCAGCCCAGCTGCCTGACCGATGCGACCTCCGGTCTCGTCGACTGCGGCAACTGGGCGGTCACCGCCTCCTGGGCGGTGCCGACGACGGCGGTGTCGGGCGTCTACTTGGCGCACCTGGTGCGGGACGACACCGGTGGCGACAGCCTGGTGCCCTTCGTCGTGCGTAACGACACCGGGACCTCGGCGATGCTGTTCCAGACCTCCGACGAGACCTGGCAGGCGTACAACACGTACGGCGGCAACAGCCTCTACCAGTGCAACGTGGCGTGCCCGCCCGGCAGCCCGGGCGGCTACAAGGGCGCGTACAAGGTGTCGTACAACCGCCCGCTGAACAACAACGACACCTCGAACGGCCTGCTGTACGCCGAGTACCCGATGATCCGATTCCTCGAGGCGAACGGCTACGACGTCAGCTACACCACGGGGCTGGACGTTGCCACTCGCGGACCGCTGCTTTCCAACCACAAGGTCTTCCTGTCGGTCGGTCACGACGAGTACTGGTCCGGGGAGCAACGCGCCAACGTCGAGGCGGCCCGCGACAAGGGCCTCAACCTCGCGTTCTTCAGCGGCAACGAGGTGTTCTGGAAGACCCGGTGGGAACCGAGCATCGACGCCGCCAAGGCCGCCGGACGCACCCTCGTCACGTACAAGGAGACTCACTTCGACGCCCCTGTCGACCCGCAGGACCCGCCCACCTGGACCGGCACCTGGCGCGACCCCCGATTCAGCCCGCCCGGTGACGCCCGGGCCGAGAACTCGCTGACCGGGCAGTTCTTCCTGGTGAACTCCGGCACGACGGACATCCAGGTGCCCGCCCAGTACGCCAAGCTTCGGCTGTGGCGCAACACCGCGGTGGCGTCGTTGGCCGCCGGCCAGACCCTGACGCTGGGCTCCGGGCTCGGCACCCTCGGCTACGAGTGGGACGAGGCAGCCAACAACGGATCGCAACCGGTCGGGCTGGTGAAGCTGTCCTCGACGACGGCGGCCGCGGAGGCGTTCGTCGACTACGGGACCAGCGTCGCGCAAGGGATCCCGGTCACCCACAACCTGACCCTGTACCGGGCGACGAGCGGCGCGCTCGTCTTCGGCGCCGGCACCGTGCAGTGGGCCTGGGGCCTCGACGGCGCCACCACCGGCAAGGCCCCGGACAAGAACATGCAGCAGGCCACCGTCAACCTCTTCGCCGACCAGGGAGTCCAGCCCGCCACGCTGATCGCCGGCCTGACGCCCGCTACCGCCTCCGCCGACGGCACGCCACCCACCGCCGCCATCACCTCGCCGGCCTCGGGCACCACCGTCGCGGACGGCGCGAAGGTGACGGTCAGCGGGACGGCGAGCGACTCCGGGGGCGGCGTGGTCGCCGGCGTGGAGGTGTCCACCGATGCCGGGAAGTCCTGGCAGCCCGCCACCGGGACGACGAGCTGGTCCTACACGTGGATCGCGCACGGTTACCCGAGCACCACCGTCATGGCCCGGGCGGTCGACGACAGCGGCAACCTGCAGACCCCGGGCGCCGGCGTCAGCGTCACAGTCGCGTGCCCGTGCTCGATCTGGGGACCGAACGTCACCCCGGGCGGCGTCGACTCCGGCGATACCGGCGCCGTCGAGCTGGGCATGCAGTTCACCACCGAGGTCGCCGGCACCGTCACCGGGGTCCGCTTCTACAAGTCCAGCAAGAACACCGGCACCCACATCGGCAACCTGTGGACCGCCGGCGGCCAGCTCCTTGCTCGGGCCACCTTCTCCAACGAGACGGCCAGCGGCTGGCAGCTGGTGTCGTTCGCGACCCCGGTCGCGGTCACCGGGAACACGACCTACGTCGTCTCCTACTACGCGCCGGTCGGGCACTACTCGCAGGATGCCGGGTACATGTATCTGCACCCTTCCCCGCAGCCCGACGGCAACGGCAGCCTCGACAGCCCCCCGCTGCACGCGCTGCGCAACAGCCAGGGCGTCGCCAACGACCTCTACAGCTATAGCGGCTCGACCACCTTCCCGGTGAACACCTACCACGGCGAGAACTACTACGTCGACGCGGTGTTCACCCCTGGCCAGTCGAGCGCGCCGACGGCACCGACCGCACCGAGCGGCGTCACCGCCACCGCCGGCAACGCCTCCGCGACGGTGAGCTGGACGGCTCCGCCGAACGGCGGCAGCGCCATCACCAAGTACACCGTCACGCCGTACGCCGGCACGACCGCCGGCACCCCGGTCACCGTCACCGGCAACCCGCCCGCGACGGGGACCACCGTGACCGGCCTGACCAACGGCACCAGCTACACGTTCACCGTCACCGCGACCAACGCGGTCGGCACCGGACCGGCGTCCGATCCCTCGAACGCCGTCACGCCGAGCGCGCCGACGGCACCGGCCGCACCGAGCGGCGTCACCGCCACCGCCGGCGACACGTCGGCGACGGTGAGCTGGACGGCTCCGCCGAACGGCGGCAGCGCCATCACCAAGTACACCGTTACGCCGTACGCCGGCACGACCGCCGGCACCCCGGTGACTGTGACCGGCAACCCGCCCGCGACGGGGACCACGGTGACCGGCCTGACCAACGGCACCAGCTACACGTTCACCGTCACCGCGACCAACGCGGTCGGCACCGGACCGGCGTCCGATCCCTCGAACGCCGTCGTCCCGGCCGCGGCGCCCGGGGCGCCCACGGCCGTGGTCGCCACCGCCGGCGTCCGCTCGGCGACCGTGACGTGGACCGCCCCGTCGGACGGCGGCAGCGCCATCACCGGCTACACCATCACTCCGTACGTCGGCGGAAAGGCGCAGACTCCGACGACCATCACCGGCAACCCACCGGCGACGACCGCCACCATCACCGGGCTGAAGTTCAACGCGACCTACACGTTCGTCGTCCAGGCGACCAACGCGATCGGGACCGGTCCGGGATCGGCGGCCTCCAACCCGGTCAGTCCGACGCAACGCTGA